A stretch of DNA from Gallaecimonas xiamenensis 3-C-1:
TTGCAATCTGGTCGGGCTTAGTCGTTACGTTGTGGCGCTTCTATCAGCTGGCGTTCCGACTCACAGTGCTGGGCGCGCTGCGCTTCACTGCGGTTTCGGTGGCACTTGCCTGCCTGTTGTATCTGCCGGCAGCAGTAGCCGGTTCGTGGGCATTCTGCCTGTCCGCAAAGGTTGGCCTTTGTGTCTTTGGCGGATATGCCGGCACCGGCTTGGTAGCTGCAGGGGTTGTCCTGGTGCTCCGTTCGGTTCGGGCTGGTCGCGTCTTGGTTGTGGCCTAAGGTTAGGCACTTTTGTTTTCTTGGCCCGAGCTGATAGCGGCCTGGAAGCCGGGAAAGTGGCGGTAGTGCGCCTGGGTTTTACCGGGTTTAGCTGTGCGGCATGTCGGCAGCTATTCGTGCGTGAACCATATGGCTTAATGGTTCAAGGCCGCTCACTTCGCTCACTCTGGCGCCTGCATACTGCGGTCGCTCCTTAACCTAAGCGTTAGACTTTCAATATTCAAGTGATGGAGTTTGCAATTGGAAATCACATTAGAAGTTGGAAAGGAGATATTGGCCCAGCAATCCTTTAGTCGATTATTGGGCACCGAGCTTGTAAAGTTCGAGAAGGGTTATGCTGAACTGATTTTAGAAATTAAAGAAGATCTAAAGCAAAATAACGGTTTCGCTCATGGTGGTGTGGTGAGCTACATGGCTGATAACTGTATAACCTTTGCCGGCGCGTCTGTGCTAGGTGCTTGTGTGACATCAGAGTACAAAATAAATTACGTCCGTCCTTCAATTGGAGAGCGTTTGATCGCAAAGGCAAAAGTATTGCACGCAGGTAACCGTCAATCTACTTGTGAGTGTAAAGTATTCGTTTTGGAAAACGACAAGGAAAAATTAGTAGCTGTTGCCCTTGGAACCATAAGCAAGATTCAAGCACCATAATCTAACCATTGCAGCCACCAGACCCACATCGCTATGGGAATTATGAGTAAGTGAGACAATGAATTATCTTCCTCGTGAAAAAGCAAAAGAATTAATTCAGGAAATTGGGTTCTCTAAATTTTTCATTGATGTAATAGATGGGCGGCTTGACTCTCCTATAAGCATTTACTTTGGTTGTCCAACTCTTTATTACCTTAGTGATGAAGAGCAGGCAGCATATAACCTGGGCGATATATTACCTCTGTGGGAAGATGCTGGCGGTTATATGCAGTATGCATATGACATCGAGAGAAAAGATTATATTATCTTTGATATAGAGGATGGTGATGTATCAAGCCGATATACATGGGACGAGTTGATTAAATCTGTTATCGACACTCTAATAGAGCATGAATACGACGAACATGAAAATCTTGAAGAAACAATTTCTGCAGTAAAGTTTTTGTTAGCAGATTTAAATATCGGGAATTTTGATAAATTAGCAGCTGACATACAAAGTGAATGGGAAAACCCCTAAAAAGACCAGGTACGCCACCCACAAAAATTACGGACCGGACCTCGCTATCGCGAGGCCCATGTTGGTCGCGTTAGGTTTTGAATCCCATTTTATACAAGGAGGTATTTATGACTTATCTAATGCGTAAAGATCATGCGCAAGCTGAAAGTAAATTCAAGAAACTAAGAGAAATTGCTTACGAAATAACAATGGAGGATTTTCCAGAAGTTCAAGTTTCAGGCGTCTCCTATTTGGATGCTCTGGAAGCAGATAGGTGGAAGGAAAGTTCGAGGGAACAAGGAAGACCTCAAAGATCGAGCTGGCAGTGGTCTAAAGAATATCCACATTATTTGACAAGGCCAAATAGGTTTGAAATCACGGTCCGAAGAGGAGGAATCCTTGGGGGAATATGCTTAGGTCAATTATCAAAGCATGGTCAAAACTTGAGATTAAATCTAATTGAATCAACTCCTCTAAGGCCAACACCATTAGGCTTGAGAGCATTGCCAATAATCTCTTACACAGCAGCAGTGTTTGCTGATATTGTTGGTGCAAAAGAGTTGTGGGTAATTGATCCACTGCCAGCTTTAGAAGGTTTATATTGCTCAGAGGGTTTTGGCTCTCGCGAGTATTATCATGGTAAACGAGTTGGACAAAGGAGAATTTTATGATTCCTGATCCAAATACAAAAGAAGGGATGGATGAAATTCAGCGTCGGATAAAAAGAAGACGTGAAGAAACTACAGAAGCACGTAAACGAGCGGAAGACGAACCTGATGATGAAGTAAGTGGGAAGCTAACAAACCCGAGTGAACTTGATTTAGTTAGAGATAGGAAAAAAAATGATGAATGAAAGTAAAGATGTGAATAAAGAACAGATTAAAATTGAGCTTCGAAGAAAAAAGGAAGAGATTAAACAAAAAGCACAAAGAATAGAAAATGCTTTCAAAGCGCTTAAGCAGCAAAGTGGAAGCTAACAAGTACAGCTGGTTATAAATAGACATAAAAACGGTCACAATTCCAAAGCACTCTGAGGCAGCGAGGCTGCAAAGTTGCTGGATTTAGGGCAGTGTTCTTTAGATCTGGCG
This window harbors:
- a CDS encoding PaaI family thioesterase translates to MEITLEVGKEILAQQSFSRLLGTELVKFEKGYAELILEIKEDLKQNNGFAHGGVVSYMADNCITFAGASVLGACVTSEYKINYVRPSIGERLIAKAKVLHAGNRQSTCECKVFVLENDKEKLVAVALGTISKIQAP